The Coffea arabica cultivar ET-39 chromosome 9e, Coffea Arabica ET-39 HiFi, whole genome shotgun sequence genome has a window encoding:
- the LOC140014605 gene encoding uncharacterized protein, with amino-acid sequence MAERWLEKMIDIFVALHYTEERQVTFAIFQLEGAARSWWNVIRLKWEREQTPSTWVNFLRKFNTKYFPPLIQENKEDEFIRFHHGAQTVAEYESQFTRLSKFALELIVTEQRRIRHFVQRLNVEIQKDPAVAQLSAFSDAVEKAQRVESARLKVRTFQARKRAIPESNVGQEDM; translated from the coding sequence ATGGCCGAGCGGTGgctagagaagatgattgatatttttGTGGCGTTGCACTATACTGAGGAAAGACAAGTGACATTTGCTatcttccaactggagggagcagcccgttcttggtggaatgtaataaGATTGAAATGGGAGAGAGAACAAACACCGAGCACTTGGGTGAATTTTTTGAGAAAGTTCAACACAAAGTACTTCCCACCtctaattcaagaaaataaagaagatgagttcattaggTTTCACCATGGAGCTCAGACTGTtgccgaatatgagagccagttcaccaggTTGTCTAAATTCGCTCTCGAGCTAATTGTAactgagcaaaggaggataaggcATTTTGTCCAGCGCTTAaatgtggagattcagaaggatcCGGCTGTAGCCCAACTGAGTGCCTTCAGTGACGCGGTGGAAAAagctcaacgagttgaaagCGCAAGGTTAAAAGTTAGAACCTTTCAGGCAAGGAAAAGAGCTATTCCTGAAAGTAACGTAGGACAAGAGGatatgtga